From Gossypium raimondii isolate GPD5lz chromosome 11, ASM2569854v1, whole genome shotgun sequence:
GCCCGATTACTCGTCACCTCTGTGATCTCCGCTGACACCTCGTGGTTTCAGTTTATTCTAACTCGTCGCCATCATGAATCCCGAATAGTgagctcttaattttttttttcgaatctGAAGGAAAAAACCTTTAATTTTCTCGTTTCCTTTTGATTTCAtgttaaattaatcattttcaatttatatttatatggatCTGCTTGTTTTccctataatttatttgtttctttctttatctTGATTATTGATTTGCTTTGCGAATCGGATCCGATTGATTTTTTGTTTCAGATCTGTTTATTGACTTTCTAGCTCTGTAAGTTtgataagaaataataattttagctaaaattttgtgatttttttggaAATAACTTCTTAAGTTAGTTAAAAGTTTCTGgagaattttaatatgtttcgaagaaattaaagcttaaagaTTGAAATAATCGTGCATCGATCGATCGTTTATATTCTGAAGTCGTATCAAGGAGCTTGGTTGCTTTATAAGATTTCAATTGATCTATGTTTATATGttgagattttatatatatacacacacatatactGTGTATAAATATCCTGAATTTGGTCTGTTTGTTTTAATGACAGTGATTATCTGTTTAAGCTTTTGCTTATTGGTGATTCTGGTGTTGGGAAATCATGTCTACTTTTGAGGTTTGCTGTAAGTTCTTGGTCCTTTGATTTTAATCTTTTGGATCTTAGCTTCATGATTTGTTATATTCTCTATCCGTTCACCAAATGTTAATGCtttgaaaatcatttttctttaattttggtCAACCAGGATGATTCATATCTGGATAGCTACATCAGTACCATTGGTGTTGACTTTGTGAGTATCGTCTTAATACTTTTTTAAACTACTGGTTTGTTTATTTCAAACATATTAGTAGCAACTTAAATCTGATTTGTGTTCCCAAATGCAGAAAATCCGTACTGTGGAACAGGATGGAAAAACCATCAAACTCCAAATTGTAAGtcacaaatattttcttttgttaatccGGTTTTGACTCTTGAAAGTTATCAATTCGGAATGCATACCATGATCTGGTACATGCATAGTTTGGTCTACTTTAATCAGTTGCCTTCATATTCTTAGTTCTAGTCAattctaattttacaaaattcttTGTTTAGAAGTTAAATCCTTTTAGTTCTTTCCCGTAGAATAAATGATACAATTTATACACTTAAAAAGCTGTATCTTTTCTGATCATTCTCGATTGCTGATTGCTTTTCATGTTTGTCTCCGGATATGCAGTGGGACACTGCTGGCCAAGAACGCTTTAGGACAATCACTAGTAGCTATTATCGTGGGGCTCACGGTATCATAGTAAGCCCATATCTACCTTTTTATCTATGTTTTTTCTTCCTTAATTTTCTTTCTGCAGGACTAAACTAATGCTTCTTTCAATCTTGGCAGGTTGTTTATGACGTGACAGACCAAGAGAGTTTCAACAATGTCAAGCAATGGCTAAACGAAATTGACCGCTATGCCAGTGACAATGTGAACAAACTTTTGGTTGGGAACAAGTGTGATCTAACAGCAAACAAAGTTGTGTCATATGAGACAgctaaagtaataaaatcgatTGCACATACAAACCCATCCCAAATTTATACAGTTTTAGGTATCGAAAAAAAGTCCTCAACTTCTCATCacttatttcttgttttcctTTTGTACAGGCTTTTGCTGATGACATTGGGATTCCTTTCTTGGAAACAAGTGCAAAGGATGCCACTAATGTTGAAGAGGCTTTCATGGCCATGGCTGCTTCAATCAAGAATAGGTATGTATAACATAAATGTGTGTATATATGCATACGAGTTATGATATATTAGTGTATAACTAAATTAGATTTACATATTGTTATAACTTGTTAAAAATATCATGGAGGTCCTATattaggagtcagattgcattttgctccttttacttaaaaaataggcaaattagttCCTGTACGTTAGTTCAAAGAGCATATtggttctatttgttaaaattttcatccatttgtacagttaaaaattaatatggtttGATGGAATAATCAAACAGTGGTACGTGGCATGCCACATGTACATCATGCTAGCATATagagaccaatttttaacaatagaaatggatgaaatttttaacagaaggactaatttgagcttttatttaacttatgagaattaatttacccattttttgagtagagcaAAATGCAATCCCACTCCTAGTATCGGGTCTCCATAGTACTTTTACTGTTCTAactttttttactattaatatttgttaatatttgtttagttcaattattgtattttatttttcaatccatGCAATGATTGTATACAGGATGGCTAGCCAACCAGGCATGAACAATGCGAGACCTCCAACGGTGAATATCAAAGGACAGCCTGTTAACCAGAACTCTGGTTGCTGCTcttcttaaatgaaaatttagttttagttgGTCCATGTGATGATATTTGTCCTTTTGTGTTATTTGTTGCATGTAgttggggaaaaaaaaaactagtctgatttttatttcatttgatagTAAAAGATGGTTCTACatgatttttatattcttatctttgtttgttatattaaatactcaattctaaatttctattcttttaatttgatttgatttaatgacTACATTTTGTACAAAATATGGATATTTGTGAAAATCAATTCCTACCATCACCAATTGGCCTAATCTGAATAAACAAAaccttttataaaaataaatgctaaagaaagtttaaataattagaatttctAATAGTTTACCATTTTCCTcgaaaaccttttttttttatcaagttaaaatattattacacaATTTAGTTTAACCTAACAACAGGTATTATTTACACAAATCaagcataaaataattatgaacGAACAAAGCTCATGGAAGAAGCATATTCTACTTAATTAAGTCACAAGGGCTAGACCGGTGGACTATTAAACCGAAAACCTGAGGTATGAATAATTCGATCCCTGATCCAGGAAACTGTAAATAAGTCAAACATGCGAGGAATTTTGATTTCATGCAAATCACAACTAAGTAAGAAAACCACTTTCTGCTTGTTGGGTTGGTGAATTGTTTTGCCGGTAGATATTGAATGGGCTCTTGTTCTTGTTTGGTTCTACTGATTCTTCGAAGGAAGTGATTGAGCTCCCTTTTAAGGCcgaatattttatctttttgtttaGATGGAAGATGTGCTTATTTATTGAGGACTGCACTTGTTGCCTCTCGTCCTTTCccttttttcaataaaaatataatatccagctattatcaaaaaaataaaaaaaactacttcaattcattaaattgaaaattagagGTATGAATAATTGTACCTAATTGGGATACTTTTATTACTCAAAAGAAACTGCAGTAAGTCAAACTTGCAAGGAATCCTGGTTCCATTTGCATAGAGCAcagcaataaaaataaaaacattcatagaatatttaaaaataatatgaaatatatgtgaatcGCCATGATGTTATGTAACATCCCCATACCCGACCCAATCGTCGAGTCAAGGCATcaagatgtcacattcgttgccgaagcaactattgaaaattcatatcaatttatcatattatttaattaatgtagatcattaactcattttagtaataattgaatttacgaTAAAACTAATAATGAGTTAAAAGGAGCTCATTGAAACATCCACAATGATCAAAGGCCAAACTGcaaagttcataaaaatttctaaattgtCATCGCGACGTTGGGGTTTCCACGTCGTGACATGGCGAACTTGTCATCGTAACATCGTCTCCATTTTCTTACAAGTTCCacgctttatttttatttatttatttttatatatcattaccTGAATATATATTCAGATGTCATAACCGTCACTTCATTTTACATACCTATTTCTAATATCAAGTCCTCATAAAAACA
This genomic window contains:
- the LOC105801973 gene encoding GTP-binding protein YPTM2; protein product: MNPEYDYLFKLLLIGDSGVGKSCLLLRFADDSYLDSYISTIGVDFKIRTVEQDGKTIKLQIWDTAGQERFRTITSSYYRGAHGIIVVYDVTDQESFNNVKQWLNEIDRYASDNVNKLLVGNKCDLTANKVVSYETAKAFADDIGIPFLETSAKDATNVEEAFMAMAASIKNRMASQPGMNNARPPTVNIKGQPVNQNSGCCSS